In Dysidea avara chromosome 6, odDysAvar1.4, whole genome shotgun sequence, the genomic stretch TTGGTCGAGCAAGTCAATAGCGAGCGATCGAAaattcactaattaaaggggAGTGGCACTTGTTTCGCTTACGAGTATTCACCGTGCGAGATAGGGGATAAATACTCACGAGCAAAATGAGTGTCACgcccctttaattagcaaattTTTGATCGCTCGCAATCGCCTCGCTCGAGCAAGTGCGACATTgtatttgagcagtaccgtatattgtgtgtgtgctgaatgtattttttgtgtgtgtgtgtgcatgcgtgcgtgcgatGTGCATGTCTTCCTGCGGGCTACTAGTCCTACCAGGAAGATTGCTTGCACTAGaccaagtgcctgagtggtatACAGGTATCCCAGTGCTAGTTCACTGGACAGtgatagctatatgtgaccgggcctgcgaaaacagggcatgtgggcacaaactacaccccatcattctacaggtcatatctcagtattggaaatgtATTTTTCCATTCTGTAGCTTGCATCATGATACTAATTAAatacttactaagagctgaaaattgctatcccatagcataatggtacaaaatgttatgagtaaTGAAAGTGGGAAAAAgttggcaaaaatcatgtgcccacatgccctattatcgcaggcccggtcacatatatgcatggCTACCAGCTGCAGATGTTGTGTAAGTGTGTATACTAAGACAGCAATACAGTGCACACACTTAGTCAGAGTAGGCTATATGCTGATAACCATTGGATTTCTCCAGGATGCTATTTGACTTGACACAAACCAACTTGATACCTCCGCAGAGATATTGTAAGCCTTCCAGGTGTAACTTTCACAGCTTGGTGGACTTTGCCACAATGCAAGAATCATAGCTCAATTAAGTCCCTACTTTCTGCACTATGACCATTGCCAGGTTGACACAGGCAGCATAATAGCAATAGTCCACTTTTGCACTTGTTTGTCCCTTCAAGGTGTTGTGGATAGGATAGGGCTTTAGGGTTAGGGTATATAGCTACGTGATAACCTGCCTGGCACTGAGCATGGGTTCAATGAGCCGGAGTGTGAGGTTCACTGTAAAATTAAACATCGCTCTCAACATTCATAACACTGGCAAATGGCACACTTGCACGTAGTACTTTCATGTAGAGATAGCGTACTTACGCACTTGTTTATAGTCTATCATTTGTTGGATCAGATAATATTATGTTCATTAATTAAGATGGAGTCCCCATTTGCTTTTTCCGCCAATTTTACAATTAGTCGgtttttgccaaagtttttctGCCAAAGTTTTCTACTACATGGTAGTTTAAAAGTACCGGGAATTGAAACCACACTCCCTATTTGTTTTCTACAACTGTTCCCAATTGTATCAACTGTAACCAAACATACAAAGGTGATTTGTACTATAAATGCTATATCAGTTTTTACAGATACAGTAACACTAATAACTGTTCCAAAACAGCTTTTTATTCACTTCTGTTTCAAATGCTTACAACTAAATGAGTCAGTATTTTCTTcactggtgaactttgagacatcatGAAACTAAAATAGCTACAGCTTCTAGGGACTGCACCCACAGACCCTCTGCTGCCACAGATTCTATACTCTAATCAGCTCCCTCACCTcgactacttcctctgccactaAGTTACATTACTGTAAGAGGGAATAGAGAGCTGCTTGATTTGCTAGAAAAATGGTGACCATGAATGATATGCCCTTTGAAGCCATGACAGTTATATAGTCTTACATTTAACGGATATGGCAGGTTAGTGTTCGGCAAACTTATGATCACACGATTTTCTAATTCTCGTACAACCAGTGACAGGTTTAGAAGCAAAGTGGTTCCTTGCTTCCCTgaatctcagttatccaaacactttgattatctgaatgtGTAAAGTGACATGTATCAGAGTATTAATTTTCATTGTGTTAAGAGTAGAtgtatgttgtatgtgtgtgaggcagcatagagccaagtggctagagcatcagtctggtaattgaaaggttccaggttggATGTCCAGTTATgtcaatttggtgttgttgtttccttgagcaagaaactttatttgcattgctccagtctactcTCAGCTGTATTTTTGGAGATCTGGTGGTCTGATGTCATctgggaaagcaaatgcccaactgtccatgtcttgcttagtggtgttggagtcattgtggaacttcacGTTCCGTGACCTCTCTCCGTGAAGCCTGGACAATCCTCCTGCGGTAACTAGCCATGCCCCTGGAGGGTTTTTCCTGGACAAGGCTCAagcacctgagtggtgcacaggcatcccagtgttggttctcagggcagcaatagctgtgttttgcacagCTGTTGTAGGCTTTgcttgtgtgtgagtgtgtgagtgtggGAGGGGATATTTTCCCCTAACATCCCATGCTAGATCCACTTTTGTAAATATAGTTTACTAGAAAGTACTGTTTTTGTATGCCCCATTTATTGTAAGCATTAAAGTACTATCAACTAATTTATGTTGTTATAGGATTTAAAGCCATCTCTACCAGATTCAAGCCTGGAATGTCCAGTGTGCAATGAGGGTTACAAGATTGATGGACCACAGCAACCAAAAATATTAAAATGTGGTCATACACTTTGTGTCAACTGCTTATTAAGGATTGGCAAAACAGACAACATCAAGTGTCCATATTGCTATAGGCCCACTCCACTTGGAGCAATGGGAATATTTTCTCTCCCGGTTAACTTGGAATTAGTCAATCTAATACATCAGATTAAGTTGGGAGATAGTACAGATGATGACAACCCAGAAGTTGAAATTAAATGTTGTTACTGCAACCAACGTACAGCCACACTGGCTTGTTTTAGCTGCGATCCAGTTGGATGTAAGCTTTGTAGCGAGTGTTTTAAGCTTGAACATGACCGAGGGTTTGCACCAGTTAGAGCACACAAGCCAGTTCCTATTGAAGATTTGAAGAAAATGCCCAAAAATGTCTGTCTTCATCATCCTGGACAACCATTGACTCATTATGCTCAGCAAACCGGACTGTTTGCATGTGCTCAATGCATAGAGGCTCTGGGATCAGAAAGCATAGCAGCTGCTTACAGGCCTCTCGAAGTAGCCATTCAAGATTTGAAAGCAAAGCTTGAACCGATGATGCAGAATGTTGAGGGTTACTTGAAAAGGTTACAGGATTCTCAACTTAAAGTTGCTACTATTCACAGTCAAGTAGCAGTGGCAGGAGCTGATATTGCAAAAGAAATTCAACAACAGTTTTCCACTTTTCAGCTTTTACTTCAGGATAGACAAAGACTTATGCTGAATATGCTAGAAACAGTGGTATGTTGtattcatgcatgcacatatacataatattaattGCAAACTACCTTGTACCAGGCATTTGGTTTGTAGGTAATACTCCACCTAGTTAACTGAAGAGTGTATGCCTGCCGCATGTTTAGATGTGGTTGCTATGTGATAGGACCTGGCATCTGTGATATATATTTTAGGCAAACTGTTTGAGAAATGAATTGTACTTCGCAGTATTGGACTGCTCTATTGAAGTATCTTGATTGTTTACAGTATAATTTACTCTGTCAAACTCAGAGCCCCAATTTTTTACCATAACAGCTTCCTTGGTCTGATATTAAGGTAGCTATGTCACTGCTTCCTGGTGTACTcacattttatagttgtaacattgGCACAAGTGATCTGCCTGATATGTCCACCCGAAGCAtgagggccgcaggcctgagTGCTGAGGGTGGACATATCAGGCAGGCcacgagtgcccatgttacaactattatgcaACACTTCTCAGGTGATTAATTGCCCATGCCAATATGAGTGAAAACCACTGGGTTCATTTTATTTAAatgcctgaaagatttgattgtagctaggCAGCAGGTAATGTTGTAGCTACATTTGTTAtaataaatggacaagtcctaaAGATATGACAGAAAAATATTGTTTTGTGAATTGCAGGGAGTTTACAAGCATTTAATGCTATAGAGTTGTTAAAGATAATTACAACATAAGCTTCATTGTAGCATGGTTAGCTCGTTAATGTGGGTATGGTCCATATTCAAAAACGTGCCAAAACGCTTGTGTATGCGCAataagactagttctcaccttctAGTTTTGTTTCTCAACTTGTTGAATGAATTGCCTCCAtctgagtgcttcttgtggccAAACTCCAACTTATGATTATAGTCACGTGAACATTAATGTATTCCCAAAGCGATTTCAGTTTGAGCTTTTATAAAACAAACCGAGCAGTACTGCTACCTCATAAGCTAGAAGGCATTATAACCACAGGGCATTATACAGATAATTCCCTGATCTGCCCAcacaaagtgttacatattttTATTTAATTTTGCATTCCATTTAAAGTACTTGCAATGGTTTGCTAATATCATATGGTGGCTTCTGAATTAAACCATATGTATAAATGATATGTACTCCCTTAGACACTTCAACCTACTAGTCATAGAATTCTTGTGTGTCCCTATACAAGTATGATGTGTTGATGGTTGcgaagtgtgttgtgtgtgtgtgtgtgtgtgtgtgtgtgtgtgtgtgtgtgtgtgtgtgtgtgtgtgtgtgtgtgtgtgtgtacatgcgtggGTGTGTATTTgtgcgtgggtgggtgggtgtgcatgtgtgcgtgggtgtgggtgcatgtgtgtgtgtatgcatgtataaatTTCCTTCGCTGTTACATACTTATACAGTTTTTATTTGTGGTTTTGTGTGTGGTTTCCAATTATATATACCTTGATGTGTTATTAAGTAAGATAACCTATACTAGTTTGAAAAGTTTTGTTTATTGCAGGTTGTAGATCGCAAGCTAGGTCTTGAAGaacaactgagctctttacaggatacTGTACGCCAGGTGGTGACCCGCAAGGATGAATTACAGTTGCttatgcaaaaaaatcaccaggAGTTTTTAGTAAAGTTTTGGGATACAAAATCAAAAATTCAGGAACTTATGGATGCTGAAGATATCTTTTTACAGCGACCCGTAGCAGTATCTGATGATGTACAATTACTCATTCCAGAAGAATTTGGCAAAAGTCTTCGTACTTTAGGATCAGTTGGTGGTGGTCCATTTGTTGTAGGGTTCACTGCTGTGATGCACAAAGGCTACCTACTGCTAAAGTGGGACATGCTGGAAAAGCAAGCTGATGTGCTCCAGTACGAAGTTGAGTATGTAAAATCGACAGTTTCACTAGGGCAACAAATTTTGTCTATTTTGTGTGATGGGAAAAGTTATACCCTTTACTTAAATGGCTTGTGTCCAGGCTACACATATCGTTTCAGAATTCGATCCAAAATTATATCTGGTTGGAGCATGTGGAGTAAACCTATTGTAGGCACATTTGCAGATTTTCCATGCCACTTTTCTTTTATTTCAAAAATTGTTGGCGTACAGATCCCATCCTCAGGCCAGTACAGAATTACTGCTAAAGGGGCAAAGGCAGCTGATGGTGAAACTAGAAAGGGAGGTCAAGGGGCCATTATAAGTGCCACTTTCATGTTGCATAAAGGTGATATCTTGGAGATACTCTGTGGGGGGACATCACAGCGCCACGGCTGTCATTCTGGTGGGGCAGGCGGTACATTTGTCACTGTCAACACACGAAAACTTCATGGACTGCTGATAGCTGCAGGTGGCGGAGGAG encodes the following:
- the LOC136257490 gene encoding E3 ubiquitin-protein ligase TRIM23-like produces the protein MASIRSSRDLKPSLPDSSLECPVCNEGYKIDGPQQPKILKCGHTLCVNCLLRIGKTDNIKCPYCYRPTPLGAMGIFSLPVNLELVNLIHQIKLGDSTDDDNPEVEIKCCYCNQRTATLACFSCDPVGCKLCSECFKLEHDRGFAPVRAHKPVPIEDLKKMPKNVCLHHPGQPLTHYAQQTGLFACAQCIEALGSESIAAAYRPLEVAIQDLKAKLEPMMQNVEGYLKRLQDSQLKVATIHSQVAVAGADIAKEIQQQFSTFQLLLQDRQRLMLNMLETVVVDRKLGLEEQLSSLQDTVRQVVTRKDELQLLMQKNHQEFLVKFWDTKSKIQELMDAEDIFLQRPVAVSDDVQLLIPEEFGKSLRTLGSVGGGPFVVGFTAVMHKGYLLLKWDMLEKQADVLQYEVEYVKSTVSLGQQILSILCDGKSYTLYLNGLCPGYTYRFRIRSKIISGWSMWSKPIVGTFADFPCHFSFISKIVGVQIPSSGQYRITAKGAKAADGETRKGGQGAIISATFMLHKGDILEILCGGTSQRHGCHSGGAGGTFVTVNTRKLHGLLIAAGGGGGTRGYDDQDPDGCDASLDENGTWVNTTNCAEGGLNGAPGKDAIFEGPSWGYGGAGYQHSSSTAKSFVEGGASGECGGFGGGGSVGLYGGGGGGGFSGGGGGRGGGGGGSYVRSDGEKVTKMIGNCGHGEVEIVKVWSANTSNNSSNNNSKEFDIQPDSLLSNDSIHSTKSSSE